The following are encoded in a window of Penaeus vannamei isolate JL-2024 chromosome 17, ASM4276789v1, whole genome shotgun sequence genomic DNA:
- the LOC113816896 gene encoding uncharacterized protein produces MALWPQSTRSGRPNMFSLVVICALVATSYGDPSPMMSFPGLPQEVDFDNLGDVGYEPTIKPMNVTSGFVSVEQIPSNPYGFSEKVEQVSITPGAAAGSVRSAADL; encoded by the exons ATGGCGCTCTGGCCGCAGTCCACTCGCAGCGGTCGACCCAACATGTTCTCTCTT GTCGTTATCTGTGCTTTGGTGGCGACGTCGTATGGAGACCCAAGCCC GATGATGAGCTTCCCCGGGCTGCCGCAGGAGGTCGACTTCGACAACCTCGGCGACGTGGGCTACGAGCCGACCATCAAGCCAATGAACGTCACCTCCGGCTTCGTGTCCGTCGAGCAGATCCCCTCCAATCCCTACGGCTTCTCGGAAAAGGTGGAGCAGGTGTCCATTACGCCTGGCGCGGCTGCGGGCTCTGTGCGAAGCGCCGCCGACTTGTGA
- the LOC138864544 gene encoding uncharacterized protein: protein MLKLIFISSLIVHALGTPRAPNFDAFPPPGVVIGESPSGFAKLVNHIRFRNLTSGFFPVDAIKDNPYGFSKEVVKYSDIPSGFEISDAIPSNPYGYSTRIQRDNHGLRTPRIGFEKVEVIPTNPYGYSTQTAEQNDVPNAFEAVASIPTNPYGYSDKVEKETYRASSLESGFVEVRAIPANPYGYSEDIKESGSAPGAFETFDSIPKNPYGYSEKIQREIYRSKGPGNGFEKVELIPDNPYGYSSQIQKVKVEPGAFASFDSILKNPYGYSEEVHREIYRSKGPGSGFERVELIPDNPYGYSTQIQNVKAGPGAFAAVDSIPKNPYGYSEEVHGDIYRSRGPVSGFEKVELIPDNPYGYSAQTQKVKAGPGAFAAVDSIPKNPYGYSEEVHGDIYRSRGPVSGFEKVELIPDNPYGYSAQTQKVKAGPGAFAAVDSIPKNPYGYSEEVHGDIYRSRGPVSGFEKVELIPDNPYGYSAQTQKVKAGPGAFAAVDSIPKNPYGYSEEVHGDIYRSRGPVSGFEKVELIPDNPYGYSAQTQKVKAGPGAFAAVDSIPKNPYGYSEEVHGDIYRSRGPVSGFEKVELIPDNPYGYSAQTQKVKAGPGAFASVDSISKNPYGYSEVVEREIYRSKGPGSGFEKVDLIPNNPYGYSKKTEKGTAASEAFESVAAIAQNPYGFSEKVQGDIRTQRALSSGFENVKSIPTNPYGYSTEVKELKKSPSGFETISSIPKNPYGYSEQIQADNQRARSIGNGFVKVDAIPNNPYGYSTEIRNLKWFEGGFVKVDSIPVNPYGYSEQIQGDNFKMRSTGSGFEKVEAIPNNPYGYSTEAKKLQDQPSGFITVKSIPSNPYGYSEKIESSANHGKSLPTGFSEVKSIPSNPYGFSTEIKGLTNAPSGFEAVDAIPRNPYGYSGDIRSDVHTPKARTSGFVSIQSIPTNPYGYSEKVADLKSAPSGFEEVDFIPSNPYGYSNRIQSEQHRTPTLTTPFEEVSSIPSNPYGYSENIKNIEKFPSGFTKSGEIPTNPYGYSTEVQREHFPSKMRVSGFEPVNAIPANPYGYSEDILKYGDREGAFERFESIPINPYGFSEKIDPHSHSARRLVSGFDNFASIPSNPYGYSEKVDKVDQTPSSFDAVDYIAINPHGFSAKIGRGSASPVDRPSAFETVKLIPDNPYGYSEKIQSYDINASGFESVEDIPHNPFGYSKVTQNDVYNGKTLPSGFKKVLSIPNNPYGYSEEIKELPAPASAFEEVPSIPINPYGYSEEIAQDYPFARILPSGFKSVTSIPKNPYGYSENVVEISEGPSAFEETEKIPDNPYGYSTKVQGEAHRQHSRPSGFASVAAIPTNPYGYSEKILKYVLPSGAFTDFDSIPKNPYGYSELIEQQHHKQNGVVSGFENFPLIPSNPYGYSSAVEKVKESPTGFEDVESVPTNPYGYSTNIDSSPVSLNSRPSGFENVKSIPLNPYGYSENVAKLDLEKSGFDSVASIPKNPYGYSEFVQREHNQPKTHPSSFERVRKIPRNPYGYSKEIKELGAPEDAFVAVKLVPSNPYGYSTEASKVEISQQQVTEAFEGVDSIPNNPYGFSTQANKYEIESTAFERVDLIPDNPYGFSNSDTVPSESSAFERVDVIGKNPYGYSEKVQTVRL from the exons ATGTTAAAACTA ATATTTATTTCGTCGTTAATAGTCCACGCGTTAGGGACACCGAGGGC GCCAAACTTCGACGCCTTCCCACCGCCCGGAGTCGTCATCGGTGAGAGTCCGAGTGGCTTCGCCAAGCTCGTCAACCACATCAGATTCCGCAACCTTACTTCAGGATTCTTCCCCGTCGACGCCATCAAAGACAATCCTTATGGCTTCTCCAAAGAGGTGGTCAAGTATTCTGATATCCCCTCGGGCTTTGAGATATCCGATGCCATCCCGTCCAATCCCTATGGTTACTCCACCAGGATCCAGAGAGACAACCACGGACTTCGCACACCTAGGATTGGCTTTGAAAAGGTTGAAGTAATCCCTACCAATCCATATGGATATTCTACACAAACCGCTGAACAGAATGATGTTCCCAACGCCTTTGAGGCTGTAGCTTCCATACCTACCAACCCCTATGGATATTCTGACAAGGTAGAGAAAGAAACGTACAGGGCCAGTAGCCTTGAGAGTGGCTTTGTTGAGGTCAGGGCCATCCCTGCAAACCCTTATGGTTACTCTGAAGACATTAAAGAGTCGGGGAGTGCCCCAGGAGCCTTTGAAACTTTTGACTCGATCCCCAAAAACCCTTATGGATACTCAGAGAAGATTCAGAGAGAAATCTACAGAAGCAAGGGACCAGGCAATGGTTTTGAGAAGGTAGAACTTATTCCCGACAATCCCTATGGCTATTCATCACAGATACAGAAAGTGAAAGTCGAACCAGGAGCATTTGCCTCTTTCGACTCGATCCTCAAGAATCCCTATGGATATTCGGAGGAGGTTCATAGAGAAATTTACAGAAGCAAGGGCCCAGGCAGTGGTTTTGAGAGGGTTGAACTTATCCCCGACAATCCCTATGGCTATTCAACACAGATACAGAATGTGAAAGCCGGACCAGGAGCATTTGCAGCTGTCGATTCGATCCCCAAGAATCCCTACGGGTACTCAGAAGAAGTTCATGGAGACATTTACAGAAGCAGGGGTCCAGTCAGTGGTTTTGAGAAGGTAGAACTTATCCCCGACAATCCCTATGGCTATTCAGCACAGACACAGAAAGTGAAAGCCGGACCAGGAGCATTTGCAGCTGTCGATTCGATCCCCAAGAATCCCTACGGGTACTCAGAAGAAGTTCATGGAGACATTTACAGAAGCAGGGGTCCAGTCAGTGGTTTTGAGAAGGTAGAACTTATCCCCGACAATCCCTATGGCTATTCAGCACAGACACAGAAAGTGAAAGCCGGACCAGGAGCATTTGCAGCTGTCGATTCGATCCCCAAGAATCCCTACGGGTACTCAGAAGAAGTTCATGGAGACATTTACAGAAGCAGGGGTCCAGTCAGTGGTTTTGAGAAGGTAGAACTTATCCCCGACAATCCCTATGGCTATTCAGCACAGACACAGAAAGTGAAAGCCGGACCAGGAGCATTTGCAGCTGTCGATTCGATCCCCAAGAATCCCTACGGGTACTCAGAAGAAGTTCATGGAGACATTTACAGAAGCAGGGGTCCAGTCAGTGGTTTTGAGAAGGTAGAACTTATCCCCGACAATCCCTATGGCTATTCAGCACAGACACAGAAAGTGAAAGCCGGACCAGGAGCATTTGCAGCTGTCGATTCGATCCCCAAGAATCCCTACGGGTACTCAGAAGAAGTTCATGGAGACATTTACAGAAGCAGGGGTCCAGTCAGTGGTTTTGAGAAGGTAGAACTTATCCCCGACAATCCCTATGGCTATTCAGCACAGACACAGAAAGTGAAAGCCGGACCAGGAGCATTTGCGTCTGTTGATTCGATTTCTAAGAATCCCTATGGATATTCAgaggtggtagagagagaaatctaTAGGAGCAAAGGGCCAGGGAGTGGATTTGAGAAGGTAGACCTTATTCCCAACAATCCATATGGCTATTctaagaagacagagaaggggacAGCTGCTTCAGAAGCATTTGAATCCGTTGCGGCCATTGCCCAGAATCCATATGGGTTTTCAGAAAAAGTGCAGGGTGATATACGTACACAGAGAGCGCTCAGCAGTGGATTTGAGAACGTCAAAAGCATCCCAACAAACCCATACGGTTACTCCACAGAGGTCAAAGAGCTGAAAAAATCTCCAAGTGGCTTTGAGACTATCAGCTCTATTCCAAAGAACCCCTATGGATACTCGGAGCAAATTCAGGCCGACAATCAAAGAGCTAGATCTATAGGAAATGGATTTGTGAAAGTAGATGCAATCCCTAATAATCCATATGGATATTCTACAGAAATCAGGAATCTAAAGTGGTTTGAAGGAGGCTTCGTGAAAGTGGACTCCATTCCCGTGAATCCTTATGGCTATTCTGAGCAAATACAGGGAGACAACTTCAAGATGAGGAGTACTGGAAGTGGTTTTGAAAAGGTTGAGGCTATCCCTAATAATCCATACGGATATTCAACCGAAGCTAAGAAACTACAAGATCAACCTAGTGGATTCATAACTGTAAAATCAATCCCATCAAATCCATATGGTTATTCTGAAAAGATTGAAAGTTCCGCAAACCATGGCAAGAGCCTTCCTACTGGATTCTCAGAAGTTAAATCCATCCCCAGCAATCCATATGGATTCTCCACAGAAATCAAAGGGCTGACAAATGCACCATCTGGTTTTGAAGCTGTAGATGCTATTCCTAGAAATCCATATGGTTATTCTGGTGATATACGTTCTGATGTTCACACTCCTAAAGCTCGAACATCAGGATTTGTTTCTATTCAATCCATCCCCACCAACCCATATGGTTATTCTGAGAAAGTGGCAGACCTTAAATCTGCCCCAAGTGGATTTGAAGAAGTCGATTTTATTCCATCCAATCCTTATGGATATTCAAACAGAATTCAATCAGAACAGCACAGAACCCCCACCTTAACTACTCCATTTGAAGAAGTATCGAGCATTCCCTCCAATCCATATGGATattcagaaaatataaaaaatattgagAAATTCCCAAGTGGTTTCACGAAATCAGGAGAGATCCCCACCAATCCATACGGCTACAGTACCGAGGTGCAGCGAGAGCATTTCCCATCTAAAATGAGGGTATCAGGATTTGAACCAGTCAATGCTATACCAGCAAATCCATATGGTTACTCTGAAGATATCCTGAAGTACGGTGACAGAGAAGGCGCCTTCGAAAGGTTTGAATCTATCCCAATTAATCCATACGGGTTCTCTGAAAAAATAGATCCTCATTCACATTCGGCTCGGCGTCTTGTGAGTGGTTTCGACAACTTCGCCAGCATCCCGTCCAACCCCTATGGCTATTCCGAAAAAGTGGACAAGGTGGACCAGACACCAAGTTCCTTTGATGCTGTTGATTACATTGCCATCAACCCCCACGGGTTCTCAGCGAAAATAGGAAGGGGTTCAGCGTCCCCAGTAGATCGCCCATCTGCATTCGAAACAGTTAAACTCATCCCAGATAACCCATATGGATATTCCGAAAAAATACAAAGTTATGATATTAATGCTTCAGGGTTTGAAAGTGTCGAGGACATCCCACATAACCCATTCGGATATTCGAAAGTGACCCAGAATGATGTCTACAATGGGAAAACCTTGCCATCCGGATTTAAGAAAGTTTTGAGTATTCCAAACAATCCCTATGGATACTCAGAGGAGATTAAAGAATTACCAgctcctgcttctgcttttgAAGAAGTTCCGTCAATTCCAATCAATCCTTATGGGTACTCAGAGGAGATTGCGCAGGATTATCCATTTGCCAGGATTCTCCCATCAGGATTTAAGTCTGTTACATCTATCCCCAAAAATCCTTATGGATACTCAGAGAATGTAGTTGAAATTTCTGAAGGTCCATCTGCTTTCGAAGAAACCGAGAAAATTCCAGACAATCCATATGGATACTCAACTAAGGTACAGGGAGAAGCACACAGGCAACATAGCAGGCCATCAGGGTTCGCATCCGTTGCTGCTATTCCTACGAATCCCTATGGTTATTCTGAAAAGATTCTGAAATATGTACTTCCTTCGGGAGCCTTTACCGATTTTGATTCAATTCCCAAGAACCCATACGGATACTCAGAACTGATCGAGCAACAGCACCATAAGCAGAATGGTGTTGTGTCTGGATTTGAAAACTTTCCATTGATACCATCAAATCCTTATGGATATTCTTCTGCCGTTGAAAAGGTGAAGGAATCCCCCACTGGATTTGAAGATGTAGAATCTGTCCCAACGAATCCCTATGGATACTCGACCAATATCGACAGTTCTCCTGTGTCCCTTAATAGTCGCCCCTCTGGTTTTGAAAATGTGAAATCAATTCCCTTAAATCCCTATGGATACTCAGAAAATGTAGCAAAGCTTGATTTGGAGAAATCAGGTTTCGATAGTGTTGCTAGCATCCCAAAGAACCCCTATGGCTACTCAGAGTTCGTGCAGAGGGAACATAATCAACCTAAAACCCACCCCAGTAGCTTTGAGAGGGTACGCAAGATCCCCAGGAATCCCTATGGCTACTCTAAGGAGATCAAAGAATTAGGGGCGCCAGAGGATGCCTTTGTTGCTGTAAAACTCGTACCCAGCAATCCTTACGGGTATTCCACAGAAGCCAGCAAGGTGGAAATCAGTCAGCAGCAAGTCACGGAGGCCTTCGAAGGCGTCGACAGCATCCCAAACAATCCTTACGGCTTTTCAACACAAGCGAATAAGTATGAGATTGAGAGCACAGCCTTCGAGCGCGTCGACCTTATCCCTGATAACCCTTACGGCTTTTCAAACAGTGACACCGTACCCTCCGAGAGCTCCGCCTTCGAGCGTGTGGACGTCATCGGGAAAAACCCCTACGGATACTCGGAGAAGGTGCAGACTGTCCGGCTGTAG